One Halichoerus grypus chromosome 1, mHalGry1.hap1.1, whole genome shotgun sequence genomic region harbors:
- the ROPN1 gene encoding ropporin-1A gives MPQTDKQICIPPELPELLKQFTKAAIRTQPQDLIQWAADYFGAMSRGEIPPVRERSERVALSNWAELTPELLKILHSRVAGRLIIHADELAQMWKVLSLPTDLFNSVMNVGRFTEEIEWLKFLALACSSLGVTIAKTLKIVCEVLSSDHDSGPPRIPFSTFQFLYTYIAEVDGEISASHVSRMLNYIEQEVIGPDGLIKVSDFTQNPRVRLE, from the exons ATGCCTCAGACAGATAAGCAAATATGCATCCCCCCGGAGCTGCCGGAATTGCTGAAGCAATTCACCAAAGCCGCCATTCGGACCCAGCCGCAGGATCTCATCCAGTGGGCGGCGGA ttatTTCGGGGCTATGTCCCGTGGAGAGATTCCTCCAGTGAGAGAGCGGTCTGAGCGAGTGGCTTTGTCTAACTGGGCAGAGCTTACACCTGAGCTGTTGAAGATCCTGCATTCTCGG GTTGCTGGCAGACTGATTATCCATGCAGATGAGCTGGCCCAGATGTGGAAGGTGCTGAGTCTCCCAACAGATCTGTTTAACAGTGTGATGAATGTGGGCCGCTTCACGGAGGAGATTGAGTGGCTGAAGTTTTTAGCTCTTGCTTGCAGTTCTCTTGGAGTT ACCATTGCCAAAACTCTCAAGATAGTGTGCGAAGTGTTATCATCTGACCATGACAGTGGACCTCCCCGGATCCCATTTAGCACCTTCCAGTTTCTCTACACATATATTGCCGAGGTGGACGGGGAAATCTCTGCCTCTCATGTCAGCCGAATGCTGAACTACATTGAACAGGAAGT AATTGGTCCTGATGGTTTAATCAAAGTCAGTGACTTTACCCAAAACCCCAGGGTTCGGCTGGAGTAA